In Nitrososphaerota archaeon, one genomic interval encodes:
- a CDS encoding cellulase family glycosylhydrolase, with protein MSAFVTVVVLASVIGYQAGTAATTDAAADTSVVTVTSMSTTSVTRIENGTMVKIDSSATTTTLTVTATPTQLPAQATSTTTTVITATSTATTTSTSTKTAPFTKTSTKTTTTTIPTTSTITKTSTATKVKTTTIIETRTTTTTVTTPWSGRTVYTVDIVDGQLVDTSGRKFTMIGVNYGDIPESFQSGNYTVDALNIRKAGFNTVKLVKEWGALENSLSPSVYTYNYTELQLMMWQIGNLTQNNVNVVVKLHADAKIPAHAQSLKRFLGAQYCGPPGTYESDFSTGFYTTSYLTSGASGHAHLTNLWLKISEMTRSNPRVIGFDIMNEPTYCAYTSQYESSILHDGWYQRIAETTQALRNDGDNRIIFAEEAPSFEYYVRFKPWSDPKIVSSLHWYRAVYRTSSRTGTYAACWSDPQTLQNYWSNIAGPPGSPCTPDPTWIEQAQQKYPKQLFEIGEFGGISGNSPGDIDQQWIKNSIALFQTKGMIGWFYWSSVETGTWIQDLTAPATLNAPPKTQQNPVN; from the coding sequence GTGTCTGCATTTGTCACGGTAGTGGTATTGGCTTCAGTGATCGGCTATCAGGCAGGTACTGCGGCAACTACGGACGCAGCGGCTGATACCTCAGTTGTGACGGTTACTTCTATGTCAACTACTTCGGTTACTCGGATCGAAAACGGTACGATGGTGAAGATCGATTCAAGCGCGACTACGACAACTCTCACGGTCACCGCTACGCCAACTCAGCTCCCGGCTCAGGCTACATCTACAACCACTACAGTCATCACTGCGACCAGCACTGCAACCACAACCTCAACCTCAACTAAGACAGCGCCCTTCACCAAAACTAGCACAAAAACAACCACAACAACGATCCCGACGACATCAACAATTACCAAGACCAGCACCGCAACCAAGGTTAAGACCACAACCATAATTGAGACCCGGACCACCACGACAACTGTTACAACGCCTTGGTCGGGGAGAACTGTTTACACTGTCGACATTGTTGACGGGCAGCTGGTGGATACGTCTGGGCGCAAGTTTACGATGATCGGTGTCAACTACGGGGATATTCCTGAGAGCTTCCAGTCAGGCAACTATACGGTTGATGCGCTCAACATAAGGAAAGCGGGCTTCAACACTGTGAAGCTTGTGAAGGAGTGGGGTGCCCTAGAGAACAGCTTGAGTCCTTCAGTATACACCTACAACTACACTGAGCTGCAGCTGATGATGTGGCAGATCGGCAACTTGACGCAGAACAACGTAAACGTCGTGGTTAAACTTCACGCTGATGCTAAAATTCCCGCGCATGCCCAGAGCCTGAAACGCTTCCTAGGCGCCCAGTACTGCGGTCCACCCGGAACATATGAAAGCGACTTCAGCACAGGCTTCTACACCACCTCATACTTGACAAGCGGTGCATCTGGACACGCGCATCTAACGAACCTGTGGCTGAAAATCTCTGAGATGACACGTAGCAACCCGCGAGTAATCGGGTTTGACATCATGAATGAACCCACCTACTGCGCCTACACCTCACAGTATGAAAGCAGCATATTACATGACGGTTGGTATCAACGAATAGCTGAAACAACCCAAGCTCTGAGAAACGATGGGGACAACCGCATCATATTCGCTGAAGAGGCACCGTCCTTCGAGTATTACGTGAGATTCAAGCCGTGGAGCGACCCGAAAATCGTCAGCTCACTACACTGGTACCGCGCAGTATACCGAACCAGCTCTAGAACAGGCACATACGCCGCCTGCTGGTCGGATCCGCAAACACTCCAAAACTACTGGAGCAACATAGCCGGGCCCCCGGGATCCCCGTGCACACCTGACCCTACATGGATCGAACAGGCACAGCAGAAGTATCCGAAGCAGCTGTTCGAAATAGGAGAGTTCGGAGGCATATCCGGAAACAGCCCAGGGGACATCGACCAGCAATGGATAAAGAACAGCATAGCCCTGTTCCAAACCAAAGGAATGATCGGATGGTTCTACTGGAGCAGCGTAGAAACAGGCACATGGATACAAGACCTGACAGCCCCAGCAACTCTGAACGCACCGCCGAAGACACAGCAAAACCCCGTTAACTAG
- a CDS encoding KamA family radical SAM protein has protein sequence MAEDSIRLVPITKPAQISRRFHVDASRLEAVAQKYPMRVTEHYLSLIEEPDDPIWRQCIPSVDELSGAGGTEDPLAEERDCPVPWMVHRYPDRVLMRVSNQCATYCRFCTRKREVGDVRKFVSQSAIMRQIEYIRMHPEVRDVILSGGDPLMLSDRMLDVILSGLRSIPHLEIIRIGTRIPCTLPERVTENLCKTLKKYHPLYMNIHFNHPREINDASARACGLLADAGIPLGSQTVLLKNVNDNPKVMRELMQKLLRIRVKPYYLFQMDDVTGGQHFKTHVETGLAILKEIIGHTSGLAVPHFVVDTPGGGGKVPILPNFIEELGRDKIVLRNYQDFKFEYSQPSGKAPIPIQVTTGKIGRHLAN, from the coding sequence TTGGCCGAAGACAGCATAAGACTCGTCCCAATAACTAAGCCCGCTCAAATCTCTCGGAGATTTCATGTCGACGCCTCGAGACTGGAGGCGGTCGCCCAGAAATATCCAATGCGTGTTACAGAGCATTATCTCAGCCTCATCGAAGAGCCTGACGATCCAATATGGAGGCAATGTATTCCCAGTGTTGATGAGCTGAGTGGTGCAGGTGGAACTGAGGATCCTCTTGCGGAGGAGCGTGACTGCCCTGTTCCATGGATGGTGCATCGCTACCCTGATAGAGTGCTGATGAGGGTCTCGAACCAGTGTGCCACGTACTGCAGGTTCTGCACAAGAAAGCGTGAGGTGGGGGATGTACGGAAATTCGTTTCTCAAAGCGCCATTATGCGGCAGATAGAATACATCAGGATGCACCCTGAAGTCAGAGACGTCATTTTATCAGGTGGAGATCCGCTGATGCTTTCCGACAGAATGCTTGACGTTATTCTCAGCGGTTTGAGAAGTATTCCGCACCTCGAAATTATCAGGATTGGTACGCGTATCCCGTGTACTCTCCCTGAACGGGTAACCGAAAACCTCTGCAAAACACTGAAAAAGTATCATCCGCTCTACATGAACATTCACTTCAATCATCCTCGCGAGATAAACGATGCAAGTGCTCGAGCATGCGGTCTCTTGGCGGATGCAGGTATCCCACTCGGAAGCCAAACGGTCCTCCTAAAAAATGTCAACGATAATCCAAAGGTAATGAGAGAACTGATGCAGAAGCTCCTCAGGATAAGAGTGAAACCTTACTATCTATTCCAGATGGACGATGTCACAGGTGGACAGCACTTCAAGACCCACGTCGAAACCGGGCTTGCGATCCTGAAGGAGATAATTGGTCACACCTCAGGCCTCGCCGTGCCACACTTCGTTGTCGATACGCCTGGTGGAGGTGGAAAGGTTCCAATCCTGCCTAACTTCATAGAAGAACTCGGAAGAGACAAAATTGTTCTACGCAACTATCAAGATTTCAAGTTCGAATACAGTCAACCTTCGGGTAAAGCCCCGATCCCCATCCAAGTAACGACAGGCAAGATCGGGAGACACCTAGCTAATTGA
- a CDS encoding glycosyltransferase: MGFLKVPLGPSPNDYEMVVGKPQMQELREAAEKLDGLRILNVNSTSLGGGVAELLMSQIPLAQQLGVDMLWYVLECPPAFFDVTKGLHNGLQGGEFDLSGSAEEFYLGCNNTNSNKIGSGYDVAFINDPQPLPLIEFLTGIPVWLWRCHIDLSDPNPEVWQYVKKIIQKYNALIFHLPEYIQPDISYRPCYLIPPSIDPLSLKNRPLDENEVESIIRRYNIDLERPIISQVGRFDPWKDPLGAIDVYRLVKQHRPDVQLLLVGAFASDDPEGEAWYRKTIAHAGEDRDIHILSNLEGVGAHEVNAIQRASEVALQLSKKEGFGLTVTEASWKGVPVVGRPATGIKHQILDGITGYLANTIEEAAARVLYLLKNPDVAEAMGDLARLNVSEHFIITRELTRQFETIAAAVEATPNRT; the protein is encoded by the coding sequence ATGGGTTTTCTTAAGGTTCCACTAGGCCCTTCTCCCAACGATTATGAGATGGTGGTCGGGAAGCCGCAGATGCAGGAGTTGAGAGAAGCGGCTGAGAAGCTTGATGGCCTCAGAATTTTGAATGTGAACTCGACGAGTCTAGGCGGAGGGGTTGCCGAGCTTCTGATGTCCCAGATACCTCTGGCGCAGCAGCTTGGAGTAGACATGCTCTGGTATGTTCTTGAGTGCCCGCCAGCCTTCTTCGACGTCACTAAAGGGCTTCATAACGGTCTACAAGGCGGCGAGTTCGACCTCAGCGGATCCGCGGAGGAGTTTTATCTTGGATGCAACAACACTAACTCAAACAAAATCGGATCAGGCTATGACGTTGCCTTCATCAACGATCCGCAGCCGCTTCCACTTATAGAGTTCTTGACAGGTATTCCAGTCTGGCTCTGGCGGTGCCACATAGATCTTAGCGACCCTAATCCAGAGGTCTGGCAGTATGTGAAAAAAATCATTCAGAAATACAATGCGTTAATCTTTCACCTTCCGGAGTATATTCAGCCGGACATCAGCTACCGCCCCTGTTACTTAATTCCGCCGTCCATTGACCCGCTTAGCTTGAAGAATCGGCCTCTCGACGAAAACGAAGTCGAATCTATTATTCGAAGATACAACATTGATCTTGAGCGGCCGATAATCTCTCAGGTGGGGCGCTTCGATCCGTGGAAAGATCCGTTAGGCGCAATAGATGTTTACCGGCTTGTTAAGCAGCATCGTCCAGATGTTCAGCTTCTTCTCGTAGGAGCCTTCGCATCAGATGATCCTGAAGGCGAAGCCTGGTATCGAAAAACAATCGCGCATGCCGGAGAGGATCGAGACATACACATACTTTCAAACTTGGAAGGTGTAGGAGCGCACGAAGTCAACGCGATCCAACGAGCATCGGAAGTAGCGCTTCAACTGTCAAAGAAAGAAGGCTTCGGATTAACCGTCACAGAAGCATCATGGAAAGGCGTCCCAGTGGTCGGTCGCCCGGCAACGGGAATCAAGCATCAAATCCTAGACGGTATCACAGGCTACCTCGCCAACACCATCGAAGAAGCAGCGGCGCGCGTCCTCTACCTCTTGAAAAACCCTGACGTAGCTGAAGCAATGGGCGACCTAGCGCGCCTAAACGTTTCAGAACACTTCATAATAACTCGGGAACTCACAAGACAATTCGAAACCATTGCAGCAGCAGTCGAGGCAACCCCCAACAGAACCTAG
- a CDS encoding response regulator, producing MQFEKARILIIDDDEDILNMWTAILMSKGFEVDTAKTGRDAIEKLKVETYNISIIDIVLPDMQGTQILAHMQKSAPETRRIMLTGNATVENAIASVNLEADAYIEKPVKSSELLKVIDEQLQKQQEEQAMTWEKVANFLEANKIDFQEFITQSLNAVLGESATSATIYHMGGEESLRDPTVFAEKLRTIFEQEGAEAILKYIRERIQDWKKEPSDQI from the coding sequence TTGCAGTTTGAGAAAGCAAGAATCCTGATAATCGACGACGATGAAGACATACTGAATATGTGGACAGCAATACTTATGTCCAAAGGATTCGAAGTAGATACAGCAAAAACAGGTAGAGACGCGATTGAGAAGCTAAAGGTAGAAACATACAACATATCCATAATCGATATTGTTCTCCCCGACATGCAGGGTACGCAGATACTTGCACATATGCAGAAATCTGCGCCTGAGACGCGCAGAATTATGTTAACAGGAAATGCGACCGTGGAAAATGCAATCGCATCAGTGAACCTAGAAGCTGATGCTTACATTGAAAAACCAGTTAAATCTTCAGAACTACTAAAAGTCATCGACGAGCAGCTTCAGAAGCAGCAGGAAGAGCAAGCAATGACATGGGAGAAGGTTGCGAACTTTTTAGAGGCTAACAAAATTGATTTCCAAGAATTCATCACCCAAAGCTTGAATGCTGTGCTAGGAGAATCCGCCACATCTGCAACTATCTACCACATGGGCGGCGAAGAATCGCTCCGAGACCCAACTGTTTTTGCAGAAAAACTTCGAACCATATTCGAACAAGAAGGAGCTGAAGCAATACTAAAATACATCAGAGAACGCATCCAAGATTGGAAAAAAGAGCCTTCAGATCAAATCTGA
- a CDS encoding AsnC family protein encodes MDEKEITRMTVLIEAMMNFGVENISVLARSTGIPKETVRYKVRTQFPRHGLNPQVSINCEKIGLSRKIVTLTFSKRCANRASTALEQMSKHLYATYLGKTQGSRIYTLMLTVPFNVWKEYGDFIMALSEKGIVESLDFKDISWYRHVPLRTDLYDFRKGEWAFEWSKVNEFARLLPTPTPSHLYESMTLSAVEKPDHIDLAILSEIQKNATLPITKIASNIGVKEDVASYHYTEHVKKRGLISQYIMGWVGAGSKYNNETVTQMLFTLHEADEEEAARVRLTFNKIPFSWMELFGKNGNYHVFASIPTSHFNSTMHYIDINTMCLEDNLEANIMDPYWSAGFPLPLEMFDKKKGWVFNKARVLSDFESFFR; translated from the coding sequence ATGGATGAGAAGGAGATTACTCGAATGACAGTTTTGATAGAGGCAATGATGAATTTTGGTGTTGAAAACATTTCAGTTCTCGCGAGATCAACCGGTATTCCAAAAGAGACTGTGCGATACAAGGTCCGCACTCAGTTTCCACGGCATGGGCTTAACCCACAAGTGAGCATAAACTGTGAGAAAATCGGTTTATCGAGAAAGATAGTAACGCTCACTTTTTCAAAGCGATGTGCTAATCGAGCATCAACCGCTCTTGAACAGATGTCGAAGCATCTGTATGCAACTTATCTGGGTAAGACACAAGGTAGCCGCATCTATACTTTAATGCTGACTGTCCCGTTTAATGTCTGGAAAGAATACGGAGACTTTATTATGGCGCTTTCGGAAAAAGGAATTGTAGAATCGCTCGACTTTAAAGATATTTCTTGGTATCGACATGTTCCTTTGCGAACTGATCTTTATGACTTTCGTAAAGGTGAGTGGGCGTTTGAATGGTCAAAAGTAAATGAATTTGCACGCCTGCTTCCCACACCAACCCCTTCACATCTTTATGAATCAATGACGCTGAGCGCCGTTGAAAAACCCGATCACATCGATCTGGCAATCCTTTCAGAGATACAGAAAAATGCTACTCTACCTATTACCAAGATCGCCTCGAACATAGGCGTCAAAGAAGACGTCGCATCTTATCACTACACCGAGCATGTGAAAAAGAGGGGGTTGATATCTCAATACATCATGGGGTGGGTTGGAGCTGGTAGCAAGTATAATAACGAAACTGTTACGCAAATGCTATTCACTCTTCACGAAGCTGATGAGGAAGAAGCAGCTAGGGTTCGCTTGACATTTAACAAGATCCCATTCTCTTGGATGGAACTATTTGGGAAGAACGGTAATTACCATGTCTTTGCAAGTATCCCAACTAGTCATTTTAACTCCACGATGCATTATATTGATATTAACACAATGTGTTTGGAGGACAATTTAGAGGCTAATATTATGGATCCTTACTGGTCAGCCGGCTTTCCACTTCCTCTAGAGATGTTCGATAAAAAGAAGGGCTGGGTCTTCAATAAGGCTCGAGTATTGAGTGATTTCGAAAGCTTTTTCAGATAA
- a CDS encoding D-alanine--D-alanine ligase — MRIGLTYNLRKTSPSSPPASGLPEDYYAEFDDETTVTAIADALRKKGGHEVILIEADGTAFAKIKESNLDAVFNIAEGEGGDCREAFIPAMLERLKIPYTGSGPLTLAIALNKAMTNDVLRLHGIHTPRYQIFYSANDRVSAQLDFPLMVKPLHEGSSKGIRDKSLVRNSKDLSKQISWVIENYHQPAIVEEYISGREFTVALLGNNPPKVLPIVEIDFGQLPEGASRIYSYEAKWIWDTPEKPIEMFICPARLEPDLHAHIEKTARSVFDVMGCRDICRMDGRLDDHGHLHILDVNPLPGMIPDPLAHSCLPEAAMTAGYSYDELINTILHHALNRYGLPHLLQKTS, encoded by the coding sequence TTGAGAATCGGCCTCACATATAATCTCCGAAAAACATCACCGTCTTCGCCACCTGCATCAGGGCTGCCAGAAGATTACTACGCAGAGTTTGATGACGAGACCACAGTCACAGCAATAGCTGACGCTTTGAGGAAAAAAGGTGGGCATGAGGTAATTCTCATAGAGGCGGATGGCACAGCCTTCGCAAAAATCAAAGAATCTAACTTGGACGCAGTCTTCAACATTGCCGAGGGAGAGGGAGGCGACTGTCGAGAAGCCTTCATCCCTGCGATGCTGGAGAGACTGAAAATTCCTTACACAGGCTCAGGTCCTCTAACGCTGGCTATCGCCTTAAACAAGGCGATGACTAATGATGTGCTGAGGCTTCACGGCATTCATACTCCACGCTACCAGATATTCTACTCAGCTAACGATAGGGTGTCGGCTCAACTCGACTTTCCGTTAATGGTGAAGCCGCTACATGAAGGATCAAGCAAAGGCATAAGAGACAAATCGCTTGTTAGGAACAGCAAAGATCTTTCAAAGCAAATATCATGGGTTATTGAGAATTATCATCAACCCGCGATAGTTGAGGAGTACATCAGCGGCCGAGAGTTCACGGTAGCTTTGCTCGGAAATAATCCACCTAAGGTTCTCCCGATCGTTGAGATAGATTTTGGGCAGCTCCCCGAAGGGGCCAGCAGAATATACTCCTACGAAGCGAAATGGATCTGGGACACCCCTGAGAAGCCCATTGAGATGTTCATTTGTCCAGCGCGGCTTGAACCGGATCTTCACGCTCACATTGAAAAAACAGCACGATCAGTATTCGATGTAATGGGTTGCAGAGACATATGCCGCATGGACGGAAGATTAGACGACCACGGACACCTGCATATCTTGGATGTTAACCCGCTGCCCGGAATGATTCCGGATCCTTTAGCGCATTCATGCCTACCTGAAGCCGCGATGACAGCCGGCTACTCCTACGACGAGCTGATTAACACGATTCTCCATCATGCTTTGAACCGGTATGGTCTGCCGCATTTACTTCAGAAGACCTCTTAA
- a CDS encoding PAS domain S-box protein translates to MTGFKMEELVGSKAPFQYWAEDEITNIDFAFKQTLLGVKKDWELLFKKKNGERFLGLVSPAKYVDTSGKTFFIATVQDVTQVRKIEEELKDSGEKYRMLVEESNDAILVADAKTGFILDANHAAERMLGRAKAEIIGLHQTQLHSPDDADYYKQRFRTFQDTGGSDLEAEILRKDGLIIPVSISTKSMTLHGKRVVQGIFRDISERKLADKRLRESEEKYRILIENASDLIYMLDEECNVLSINQAAAVAIGRKPEEIIGKSIFDLFPKELASLYARSVKNVFQTNQSLTKESKIIVVGKELWINTSLNPVRDSAGKITSVIGASRDITEHKRLEDELQESEKRYRLLFENMLNGFAYCKMLFNDEGRPIDFVFLSVNNAFGRLTELENVVGKKVTEVAPFIKEVQPELLDILGRVTLSGQPETFEIEFNSLRAWLSISVYSQEKEYFVVVFENITERKRAEDALRESEEKYRAMVENSPNFVAIYQEGIYKYVNKAMCERLGWTFDEMTSPSFDPIEKLLSPEYRRQARENVVKRLNGEDIVQNEFILKTKSDAEIPVIVHATPVSYKGKTALEYIFVDITERKQAEADRIKTMMDVTRSIGHDLRNPLQAILTASENIRSMPQGDILKFLELIDRNVEYAAKVVRNLRDFTELPTPKLNIRNINSLLQETLNKIIIAKNIRLTTSYGEIPATLLDGDQLNRAFTNLVMNALQSMLEGGELNISTALKDNFIEVRIKDTGVGIPKEKLEKIFTPFFTTKAKGTGLGLYTAKKIVETQGGLITLESEEKKGTTVTVQLPRSRPEEGVE, encoded by the coding sequence ATGACCGGTTTCAAAATGGAAGAGTTGGTCGGTAGCAAAGCCCCTTTCCAATACTGGGCGGAGGACGAAATTACAAATATCGATTTTGCTTTTAAACAAACGTTACTGGGCGTCAAAAAAGACTGGGAATTGCTATTCAAAAAGAAGAATGGTGAGCGATTCCTAGGCTTGGTCTCGCCCGCGAAATATGTGGATACTTCAGGTAAAACCTTCTTCATCGCAACAGTTCAGGATGTTACTCAGGTAAGAAAGATAGAAGAAGAACTCAAAGATTCTGGGGAAAAATACAGAATGCTTGTTGAGGAATCTAACGACGCCATTCTTGTCGCAGATGCCAAAACTGGTTTCATCTTAGATGCCAATCACGCTGCTGAGCGAATGCTTGGGCGAGCAAAAGCAGAAATAATCGGTCTCCACCAGACCCAGTTACACTCGCCAGATGATGCGGACTATTATAAGCAGCGTTTCAGGACATTTCAAGATACTGGTGGCTCAGATCTCGAGGCTGAGATCCTAAGAAAAGACGGTTTAATCATCCCTGTGTCAATAAGCACAAAGAGTATGACACTGCACGGAAAACGTGTGGTTCAAGGGATCTTCCGAGATATAAGTGAACGCAAACTTGCTGATAAAAGGCTACGCGAAAGTGAAGAGAAGTATCGAATCCTAATTGAAAACGCGTCCGACTTAATTTATATGCTTGACGAGGAATGTAATGTTTTATCCATAAACCAAGCTGCAGCCGTAGCCATTGGAAGAAAACCTGAAGAGATAATAGGTAAATCAATTTTTGATCTCTTCCCAAAAGAACTAGCGTCGCTATACGCAAGAAGTGTGAAAAATGTATTCCAAACCAATCAAAGCCTAACTAAGGAATCCAAAATTATTGTTGTAGGAAAAGAGTTGTGGATCAATACTAGTCTCAACCCAGTTAGGGACTCGGCGGGGAAAATAACATCTGTTATCGGTGCCAGTAGAGACATCACCGAGCATAAGCGCTTGGAAGATGAGCTGCAAGAAAGCGAGAAGCGTTACCGCTTGCTGTTCGAAAACATGCTAAACGGGTTTGCATACTGCAAGATGCTTTTCAATGATGAGGGGCGTCCAATAGATTTTGTTTTCCTCAGTGTCAACAATGCTTTTGGACGGCTAACTGAATTGGAAAATGTAGTGGGTAAAAAAGTCACAGAGGTAGCTCCATTCATCAAAGAGGTACAACCGGAGTTGCTTGATATCTTAGGTCGTGTGACGTTATCCGGCCAGCCGGAGACGTTCGAGATCGAATTCAATTCGCTAAGGGCTTGGCTGTCCATTTCTGTTTACAGTCAGGAAAAAGAATACTTTGTTGTTGTGTTTGAAAACATCACTGAGCGAAAGCGCGCGGAAGACGCTCTTCGCGAGAGCGAGGAGAAGTATCGGGCGATGGTTGAGAATTCACCGAACTTTGTGGCCATCTATCAAGAAGGTATCTACAAATATGTCAATAAGGCTATGTGTGAGAGATTGGGATGGACGTTTGACGAAATGACTTCTCCCTCATTCGACCCGATCGAAAAACTACTTTCGCCGGAATACCGGCGTCAAGCAAGAGAAAATGTAGTAAAAAGGCTAAACGGAGAAGATATTGTTCAAAACGAGTTTATCTTGAAAACTAAAAGCGATGCGGAAATACCAGTCATTGTTCACGCTACGCCTGTCTCATACAAAGGAAAGACGGCGCTCGAATATATTTTTGTAGATATAACCGAGCGAAAGCAGGCTGAGGCAGACAGGATTAAAACTATGATGGATGTGACAAGAAGTATTGGCCATGATCTACGCAACCCGCTTCAAGCTATTCTGACCGCTTCAGAAAACATTAGGAGTATGCCTCAAGGAGATATATTAAAATTTCTGGAGTTAATAGATCGAAATGTAGAATATGCAGCTAAAGTTGTAAGGAACTTGAGGGACTTCACCGAGCTTCCAACACCCAAGTTAAACATAAGAAATATCAACTCTTTGCTACAGGAAACGCTAAACAAGATTATCATAGCCAAAAACATAAGGTTGACCACAAGCTATGGCGAAATACCTGCAACTTTGTTAGATGGGGATCAGTTGAACCGTGCTTTCACCAACCTGGTAATGAACGCATTGCAATCTATGCTTGAAGGCGGTGAACTAAACATTTCTACTGCCCTCAAAGATAATTTCATCGAGGTGAGAATCAAGGACACAGGCGTAGGTATACCTAAAGAAAAACTTGAAAAAATCTTTACACCATTCTTTACCACAAAGGCCAAGGGTACTGGACTTGGCCTCTATACAGCTAAGAAGATAGTCGAAACCCAAGGAGGTCTAATCACCTTAGAAAGTGAAGAGAAGAAAGGCACAACCGTCACAGTTCAGCTGCCAAGATCTCGCCCAGAAGAAGGAGTTGAATAA
- a CDS encoding GNAT family N-acetyltransferase, translating to MPQFHVEQMPLSAVHRPRIEDIIRKVGVFNNEEIAVAVELVDQCLAGGDDYMIHVAVDDITSQAIGYICFGRRPFTDGVYDMYWIAVDPDSQQKGVGKQLLESIERVISGRGGRMILAETSSRSVYQKARGFYEKSGFQKIAEIKDFYSIGDALLIYQKHLKR from the coding sequence ATGCCTCAGTTCCATGTGGAGCAGATGCCGCTCTCAGCTGTGCACCGGCCGCGGATTGAAGATATCATTAGGAAGGTCGGAGTTTTCAACAATGAGGAGATTGCAGTAGCAGTTGAACTTGTAGACCAATGTTTAGCTGGCGGAGACGACTACATGATACATGTAGCGGTTGACGATATAACATCTCAGGCAATAGGCTACATATGCTTTGGAAGAAGACCTTTCACAGATGGAGTGTACGACATGTACTGGATTGCTGTTGACCCGGACTCCCAGCAGAAAGGTGTAGGTAAACAACTTCTAGAATCGATTGAAAGGGTCATCTCCGGCCGCGGAGGACGAATGATACTGGCAGAGACCTCTTCAAGATCTGTGTATCAGAAGGCTCGCGGATTCTATGAAAAGAGCGGCTTCCAGAAAATAGCGGAGATCAAAGACTTCTATTCAATCGGAGATGCGCTACTGATCTATCAGAAGCATCTCAAAAGGTGA
- a CDS encoding DDE-type integrase/transposase/recombinase has protein sequence MCALEVVVSRVRESGVFQRNKVPAESKVLAAMLCFAGLSYRKASEMMGGSISYVSVRDAFIALRKAFPEPEKKSRRAVAVDETKTKLVGQQIFIWAARDVDSKEILAVRCSFARSILDSELFLKQVLQHCTSDKPLFLVDKGPWYPEAFKRLGLEYRHETS, from the coding sequence ATGTGTGCTCTTGAGGTGGTGGTTAGTAGGGTTAGGGAGTCAGGTGTGTTTCAGAGGAATAAGGTTCCTGCTGAGAGCAAGGTATTGGCTGCTATGTTGTGCTTTGCAGGCCTGTCGTATCGAAAGGCTTCTGAGATGATGGGTGGAAGCATCTCTTACGTCAGTGTTAGGGATGCGTTCATTGCGTTGAGGAAGGCTTTCCCTGAGCCTGAGAAGAAGAGTCGAAGAGCGGTTGCTGTGGATGAGACCAAGACTAAGCTGGTTGGGCAGCAGATATTCATCTGGGCAGCCCGAGATGTTGATTCTAAGGAAATCCTAGCAGTCAGATGCAGCTTTGCTAGAAGCATTCTCGACTCAGAGCTGTTCCTCAAACAGGTTCTCCAGCATTGCACGAGTGATAAACCGCTGTTCCTTGTTGACAAGGGACCATGGTATCCTGAAGCATTCAAGAGGCTTGGCCTAGAGTATAGGCATGAGACCAGTTAG